A genomic stretch from Pyxidicoccus xibeiensis includes:
- a CDS encoding WD40/YVTN/BNR-like repeat-containing protein: MSQWKAWQRWFAAAAVVLSGPVLAGEKDDPNGRRRAMDEWYNESYGKQYGKQKKGGPWSAAFRKHMNQAAAKERETYSSLLPGTSSPILPAGDPSASLAATGTTWVNIGPTKANYAQNGGTILNKTDTGRVRDIIIDPTNASTLYIAFSGGGVWKSTDAGATWTPKTETLGSLSTGSLSMDPNNSNTLYLGLGDPFDGTGIGLVKSTDGGNTWFAPVYLGNATEIPDLMVAPGNSNIVLAATNAGLFRSVDAGATWSAIPLNTGFPGPTYGWSIEWAGGTRFVAAIDADPLNANGATQGQVWASNDNGATWTRSTGITSTGGLERITLAAAPSSRTTLYALAANPAGNLADIYKSTNGGTSWTALAAGGKRYKNGNAEGRTVSTLFNGQGWYDHLLIVHPTNPSLVFFGGALHLAKTTDGGASYSQVSNWLGQFALPYVHADFHAAAFDAAGKLYVGSDGGVFVSADGGTTFSDALNLGIASHLVYDLGMSGANRNAVIAGLQDNGTRVRVNDTAIYNQEIGGDGFDSEIHPTNASLMLGSLYYSRIQRSTDGGLNWVAACTGITECNNSGTAPFVTRMALGLADATGNTVYTHTNARVYRSTNFGTSWTALGATGLPTTSLFLRNVGAAKSNASVIGAVANTGRVFLTSNGGTSWTQAGALPNNGYSLSDIVFDPANANVIYVSSVVADAAFNHLWKSTDFGATWTVIENGLPAGVPVNTVTVDPTSSATLYAATHLGVYRSTDAGASWTRFGAGMPLVNVTDVQILPDSSLVRAATFGRAIWELRP; encoded by the coding sequence ATGTCTCAGTGGAAAGCGTGGCAGCGGTGGTTTGCGGCAGCGGCAGTGGTGTTGAGCGGGCCCGTCCTCGCGGGAGAGAAGGACGACCCGAACGGCCGCAGGCGGGCGATGGACGAGTGGTACAACGAGTCCTACGGCAAGCAGTACGGCAAGCAGAAGAAGGGCGGCCCCTGGTCCGCGGCGTTCCGCAAGCACATGAACCAGGCCGCGGCGAAGGAGCGTGAGACGTACTCCTCGCTGCTGCCGGGCACGAGCTCGCCCATCCTCCCGGCGGGAGATCCGTCCGCCTCGCTGGCGGCCACCGGCACGACGTGGGTGAACATCGGGCCGACCAAGGCCAACTACGCGCAGAACGGTGGCACCATCCTGAACAAGACGGACACGGGCCGGGTGCGCGACATCATCATCGACCCGACCAACGCCTCCACGCTCTACATCGCCTTCTCGGGCGGCGGCGTGTGGAAGTCCACCGACGCCGGGGCGACGTGGACGCCGAAGACGGAGACGCTGGGCAGCCTGTCCACGGGCTCGCTGTCGATGGACCCCAACAACAGCAACACGCTGTACCTGGGCCTCGGCGACCCGTTCGACGGCACGGGCATCGGCCTGGTGAAGTCCACCGACGGCGGCAACACCTGGTTCGCGCCCGTGTACCTGGGCAACGCCACGGAGATTCCCGACCTCATGGTGGCGCCGGGCAACAGCAACATCGTGCTGGCGGCCACCAACGCCGGCCTGTTCCGCTCGGTGGACGCGGGCGCGACGTGGTCCGCCATCCCCCTGAACACCGGCTTCCCCGGTCCCACGTACGGCTGGTCCATTGAGTGGGCCGGTGGCACGCGCTTCGTCGCCGCCATCGACGCGGACCCGCTCAACGCCAACGGCGCCACCCAGGGCCAGGTCTGGGCCTCCAACGACAACGGCGCCACGTGGACGCGGAGCACGGGAATCACGTCCACCGGTGGCCTGGAGCGCATCACCCTGGCCGCGGCGCCCTCCAGCCGCACCACCCTGTACGCGCTGGCGGCCAACCCCGCCGGCAACCTGGCGGACATCTACAAGTCCACCAACGGTGGCACCAGCTGGACGGCGCTGGCCGCCGGCGGCAAGCGCTACAAGAACGGCAACGCCGAGGGCCGCACCGTCAGCACCCTGTTCAACGGCCAGGGCTGGTACGACCACCTGCTCATCGTCCACCCGACGAACCCGAGCCTGGTGTTCTTCGGCGGCGCGCTGCACCTGGCGAAGACCACGGACGGTGGCGCCTCGTACTCGCAGGTCAGCAACTGGCTGGGCCAGTTCGCCCTGCCGTACGTGCACGCGGACTTCCACGCGGCGGCCTTCGACGCGGCCGGCAAGCTCTACGTGGGCAGTGACGGCGGCGTCTTCGTCTCCGCCGACGGCGGCACCACCTTCTCCGACGCGCTCAACCTGGGCATCGCCTCGCACCTCGTCTACGACCTCGGCATGTCCGGGGCCAACCGCAACGCCGTCATCGCGGGCCTGCAGGACAACGGCACCCGCGTGCGCGTGAATGACACCGCCATCTACAACCAGGAGATTGGCGGCGACGGCTTCGACAGCGAAATCCACCCGACCAACGCCAGCCTGATGCTCGGCTCGCTGTACTACTCGCGCATCCAGCGCAGCACCGACGGCGGGCTCAACTGGGTGGCCGCGTGCACCGGCATCACCGAGTGCAACAACAGCGGCACCGCGCCCTTCGTGACGCGCATGGCGCTGGGCCTGGCTGACGCCACGGGCAACACCGTGTACACGCACACCAACGCCCGGGTGTACCGCTCCACCAACTTCGGCACCTCCTGGACGGCGCTCGGCGCCACCGGCCTGCCCACCACCAGCCTCTTCCTGCGCAACGTGGGCGCGGCGAAGTCGAACGCGAGCGTCATCGGCGCGGTCGCCAACACCGGCCGCGTGTTCCTCACCAGCAACGGCGGCACCTCCTGGACGCAGGCCGGCGCGCTGCCGAACAACGGCTACAGCCTGAGCGACATCGTGTTCGACCCGGCCAACGCGAACGTCATCTACGTGAGCTCGGTCGTCGCGGACGCGGCGTTCAACCACCTGTGGAAGTCCACCGACTTCGGCGCCACCTGGACGGTCATCGAGAACGGCCTGCCCGCGGGCGTGCCGGTGAACACCGTCACCGTGGACCCCACCAGCAGCGCCACGCTGTACGCCGCCACGCACCTGGGCGTGTACCGCTCCACCGACGCGGGCGCCTCGTGGACCCGCTTCGGCGCCGGCATGCCGCTGGTCAACGTGACGGACGTGCAGATCCTCCCGGACTCCAGCCTGGTGCGCGCCGCCACCTTCGGCCGGGCCATCTGGGAGCTGCGGCCGTAG
- a CDS encoding response regulator: protein MKTVLVVDDELDIAEAVKSILEDEGYNVVVCANGREALQRLDGVRPDLAIVDVMMPVMNGFETIRAIRRHPDFSQLPVLIMSAIDPSVRPKEYDWAGFLKKPFSLKDLLEHVHTLAPTEPEGVA, encoded by the coding sequence ATGAAGACCGTCCTGGTCGTGGACGACGAGCTCGACATCGCGGAGGCGGTGAAGTCCATCCTCGAGGACGAGGGCTACAACGTCGTCGTCTGTGCCAACGGCCGCGAGGCGCTCCAGCGCCTGGACGGCGTGCGGCCGGACCTGGCCATCGTGGACGTGATGATGCCGGTGATGAACGGCTTCGAGACCATCCGCGCCATCCGCCGCCACCCGGACTTCAGTCAGCTGCCCGTGCTCATCATGAGCGCCATCGACCCGTCGGTGCGGCCCAAGGAGTACGACTGGGCGGGGTTCCTCAAGAAGCCCTTCTCCCTGAAGGACCTGCTGGAGCACGTGCACACCCTCGCCCCCACCGAGCCCGAGGGTGTGGCGTAG
- a CDS encoding ATPase domain-containing protein encodes MTGVPRLDFITKGGLLKGASYAFLGPPGSGKTVLAHQIAFNHVKQGGRVLYVTLLTESHARMLTNLEEMAFFDSSVIPDKLHYISGYRELETEGLKGMLELVRRATRQHQATLLIIDGMDAAKEFARSDLSFKRFLQELQTFVSIIGCTTLLLSPHHEGEIHPETTAVDGIFELSLWLAGPRAVRELVALKFRGSDSLLGKHELEISNKGIIIHPRTEVQFSNPEDRGREDRIRMPFGIQRLDDALHGGVLSGSTTLLLGSPGTGKTLLGLHFLLQGAREGQPGVYFGFYETPVRLMEKAAGVGMSDLKKYVDKGLIEIQWQPPLEHTMDALAERLLERIQERKVKRPRLFVDSVAGFRSAAVYPERMPRFFSALSHQLRMLDVTTLYSDETALFSSSVETPQPEAAAYVENIIYLRYVELRSQLYRLLSIMKMRESQYDSGIREFAISDDGITVADTFSSAEAVLTGQARLRADAKDTDLHPPMGTPGSKKPKKPKRGLLRRRRS; translated from the coding sequence GTGACCGGCGTTCCACGCCTCGACTTCATCACCAAGGGGGGCCTGCTGAAGGGTGCGTCCTACGCATTCCTGGGGCCGCCCGGTTCGGGCAAGACGGTGCTGGCCCACCAGATTGCCTTCAACCACGTCAAGCAGGGTGGACGCGTCCTCTACGTGACGCTGCTCACCGAGTCGCACGCGCGCATGCTGACGAACCTCGAGGAGATGGCGTTCTTCGACTCGAGCGTCATCCCCGACAAGCTGCACTACATCAGCGGCTACCGGGAGCTGGAGACCGAGGGGCTCAAGGGGATGCTGGAGCTGGTGCGGCGCGCCACCCGGCAGCACCAGGCCACGCTGCTCATCATCGACGGCATGGACGCGGCGAAGGAGTTCGCCCGGAGCGACCTGTCCTTCAAGCGCTTCCTCCAGGAGCTGCAGACGTTCGTCAGCATCATCGGCTGCACGACGCTGCTGCTGTCCCCCCACCACGAAGGGGAGATCCACCCGGAGACCACGGCGGTGGACGGCATCTTCGAGCTGTCGCTCTGGCTGGCCGGGCCGCGCGCGGTGCGGGAGCTGGTGGCGCTCAAGTTCCGGGGCAGCGACTCGCTGCTGGGCAAGCACGAGCTGGAAATCTCGAACAAGGGCATCATCATCCACCCCCGCACGGAGGTGCAGTTCTCCAACCCCGAGGACCGGGGCCGCGAGGACCGCATCCGGATGCCCTTCGGCATCCAACGCCTGGACGACGCGCTGCATGGCGGGGTGCTCTCCGGCTCCACCACCCTGCTGCTGGGCAGCCCGGGCACGGGCAAGACGCTGCTGGGGCTCCACTTCCTCCTCCAGGGGGCCCGGGAGGGCCAGCCCGGCGTCTACTTCGGCTTCTACGAGACGCCGGTGCGGCTGATGGAGAAGGCCGCCGGCGTGGGCATGAGTGACTTGAAGAAGTACGTGGACAAGGGGCTCATCGAAATCCAGTGGCAGCCGCCGCTGGAGCACACCATGGACGCGCTGGCGGAGCGGCTGCTGGAGCGCATCCAGGAGCGCAAGGTGAAGCGGCCGCGGCTCTTCGTGGACAGCGTGGCGGGCTTCCGCTCCGCCGCCGTCTACCCGGAGCGCATGCCGCGCTTCTTCTCCGCCCTCTCCCACCAGCTGCGCATGCTGGACGTCACCACCCTCTACTCGGACGAGACGGCGCTGTTCTCCTCGTCCGTGGAGACGCCGCAGCCCGAGGCGGCGGCGTACGTGGAGAACATCATCTACCTGCGCTACGTGGAGCTGCGCTCGCAGCTGTACCGGCTGCTCTCCATCATGAAGATGCGGGAGAGCCAGTACGACAGCGGCATCCGGGAGTTCGCCATCTCCGATGACGGCATCACCGTCGCGGACACGTTCAGCAGCGCGGAGGCGGTCCTCACCGGGCAGGCACGACTGAGGGCGGACGCCAAGGACACGGACCTCCATCCCCCCATGGGCACGCCCGGGAGCAAGAAGCCCAAGAAGCCCAAGCGGGGTCTGCTGCGCCGGAGGCGGTCATGA
- a CDS encoding hybrid sensor histidine kinase/response regulator has translation MSPPGLTTEEPRPKATILNVNDTPAVLYLHSLVLKGAGYQVVEASSGMEALRLAAGRPDMVLLDVHMPDIDGYEVCRRLRAQEGTKDLLIAHLSSVSVSREDRVRGLAQGADAYWTSPMEDEELLANVEALLRLQGRAQAAVRARDEFLSIAAHELKTPITALRLHLERVVHQSSRAPSGTLPLATLEASTLPALRQLARLQQLLDTLLDVSRVGSHRMTLQVETLDLVELIQDVTQRLSVQARAADVELQLELPPGQVIHFGDRLRLEQVLSNLLTNAFKYGSGRPVHVQLREQDDALLLTVRDHGIGISPQDHARIFNRFVRADGAREADGLGLGLFIAKEIVTAHGGTITVDSQQGQGATFQVRLPRHRTERY, from the coding sequence GTGAGCCCACCTGGCCTGACAACCGAGGAGCCCCGGCCGAAGGCCACCATCCTCAACGTCAACGACACGCCCGCCGTCCTGTACCTCCACAGCCTCGTGCTCAAGGGTGCCGGCTATCAGGTCGTGGAGGCGAGCTCGGGGATGGAGGCACTCCGGCTGGCCGCCGGGCGGCCGGACATGGTGCTCCTGGACGTCCACATGCCCGACATCGACGGGTACGAGGTGTGCCGGCGCCTGCGCGCCCAGGAGGGCACGAAGGACCTGCTCATCGCCCACCTCTCCTCGGTCTCCGTCAGCCGGGAGGACCGGGTCCGGGGCCTGGCCCAGGGCGCGGACGCCTACTGGACGTCGCCCATGGAGGACGAGGAGCTGCTGGCCAACGTGGAGGCGCTGCTGCGGCTGCAGGGGCGCGCCCAGGCGGCCGTCCGGGCCCGCGACGAGTTCCTCTCCATTGCCGCCCACGAGCTCAAGACGCCCATCACCGCGCTGCGGCTCCACCTGGAGCGGGTCGTCCACCAGAGCTCCCGCGCCCCGTCCGGAACCCTGCCCCTGGCCACCTTGGAGGCGAGCACCCTGCCCGCGCTCCGTCAGCTGGCGCGCCTGCAGCAGCTGCTCGACACCCTGCTGGACGTGTCACGCGTCGGCAGCCACCGGATGACGCTGCAGGTGGAGACCCTGGACCTGGTAGAGCTCATCCAGGACGTGACGCAGCGCCTGTCGGTCCAGGCCCGGGCCGCGGACGTGGAGCTCCAGCTGGAGCTGCCCCCCGGGCAGGTCATCCACTTCGGGGACCGCCTCCGGCTGGAGCAGGTGCTGAGCAACCTGCTCACCAATGCGTTCAAATATGGTAGCGGCCGGCCCGTGCACGTCCAGTTGCGGGAGCAGGACGACGCCCTCCTGCTGACGGTCCGCGACCATGGCATCGGCATCTCCCCCCAGGACCACGCCCGCATCTTCAACCGCTTCGTGCGCGCGGACGGCGCCAGGGAAGCGGATGGGCTGGGGCTGGGGCTGTTCATCGCGAAGGAAATCGTCACGGCCCATGGGGGCACCATCACCGTCGACAGCCAGCAGGGACAGGGCGCGACATTCCAGGTGAGGCTCCCCCGGCACCGGACGGAGCGGTACTGA
- a CDS encoding amino acid permease has protein sequence MGIWSKKSISQLQVEEGGGHELRRTLTGFHLTLLGVGAIIGAGIFVVTGTAAAQHAGPAIVLSFVLAGLGCLFAGLCYAEFAAMIPVAGSAYTYGYATLGELIAWIIGWDLILEYLFASSTVAVGWSGYFTSFLRDYLQLHLPPELITAPFDVRPGSHTPHLTGAIVNLPAALLVALLTGLLTVGVHESARVNNFIVFLKVAVVLLVIGFGAFYVEPANWTPFIPENTGTFGVYGWSGILAGAGVIFFAFIGFDAVSTAAQETRNPQKDLPVGILGSLAVCTLLYVLMSAVMTGLARYDTLNVPEPVYVAISRAGSALNWLRPIVSLGAIAGLASVVLVMLMGQPRIFYAMSRDGLLPPFFSRVHQRFKTPYASTLLTGAVAMVVAGLFPIALLGQLVSIGTLFAFVVVCGGILVLRYRQPELPRPFRTPFVPVVPLLGIGICVSLMAGLGMETWLRLIAWLGLGLLIYFGYGRKHSRIGHGERTPAPPPPADLGGPL, from the coding sequence ATGGGCATCTGGTCGAAGAAGAGCATCTCCCAGCTGCAGGTCGAAGAAGGCGGTGGCCATGAGCTGCGCCGCACGCTGACCGGGTTCCACCTGACGCTGCTGGGGGTGGGCGCCATCATCGGCGCGGGCATCTTCGTCGTGACGGGGACGGCGGCGGCGCAGCACGCGGGGCCGGCCATCGTCCTGTCCTTCGTGCTGGCGGGCCTGGGCTGTCTGTTCGCCGGGCTGTGCTACGCGGAGTTCGCCGCGATGATTCCCGTCGCCGGCAGCGCCTACACCTATGGCTACGCGACGCTGGGTGAGCTCATCGCGTGGATCATCGGCTGGGACCTCATCCTGGAGTACCTCTTCGCCTCCTCCACGGTGGCGGTGGGCTGGTCCGGCTACTTCACCTCGTTCCTGCGGGACTACCTCCAGCTGCACCTGCCGCCGGAGCTCATCACCGCGCCCTTCGACGTGCGGCCCGGCTCGCACACGCCGCACCTCACCGGCGCCATCGTCAACCTGCCGGCGGCGCTGCTGGTGGCGCTGCTGACGGGGCTGCTGACCGTCGGCGTCCACGAGTCCGCCCGGGTCAACAACTTCATCGTCTTCCTGAAGGTGGCGGTCGTCCTGCTCGTCATCGGCTTCGGCGCGTTCTACGTGGAGCCCGCCAACTGGACGCCCTTCATCCCGGAGAACACGGGCACGTTCGGTGTGTACGGCTGGAGCGGCATCCTGGCGGGCGCGGGCGTCATCTTCTTCGCCTTCATCGGCTTCGACGCGGTGTCCACCGCGGCGCAGGAGACGCGCAACCCGCAGAAGGACTTGCCGGTGGGCATCCTGGGCTCGCTGGCCGTCTGCACGCTGCTGTACGTCCTCATGTCGGCGGTGATGACGGGCCTGGCGCGGTACGACACCCTCAACGTGCCGGAGCCCGTGTACGTGGCCATCTCCCGCGCGGGGTCGGCGCTCAACTGGCTGCGCCCCATCGTCAGCCTGGGCGCCATCGCCGGCCTGGCGTCGGTGGTGCTGGTGATGCTGATGGGGCAGCCGCGCATCTTCTACGCCATGTCGCGCGACGGGCTGCTGCCGCCCTTCTTCTCGCGCGTACACCAGCGCTTCAAGACGCCCTACGCGTCCACGCTGCTGACGGGCGCGGTGGCCATGGTGGTGGCGGGGCTGTTCCCCATTGCGCTGCTGGGCCAGCTCGTCTCCATCGGCACGCTGTTCGCGTTCGTCGTCGTCTGCGGCGGCATCCTGGTGCTGCGCTACCGCCAGCCGGAGCTGCCCCGGCCCTTCCGCACGCCCTTCGTGCCGGTGGTGCCGCTGCTGGGCATCGGCATCTGCGTGTCCCTCATGGCGGGCCTGGGGATGGAGACGTGGCTGCGCCTCATCGCCTGGCTGGGGCTGGGGCTGCTCATCTACTTCGGCTATGGCCGCAAGCACTCGCGCATCGGCCATGGCGAGCGCACCCCGGCCCCGCCGCCGCCCGCGGACCTGGGCGGACCGCTCTGA
- a CDS encoding cytochrome P450 — MTARYNLLSPELKLNPYPAYADLRRNAPVCQVDPGGMWAVSRYEDVMYVLKNPQLFSSKGFGAATNPPWLGGNPFSESMLAMDPPQHGRLRVLVSRAFGAPAMARLERRVRAFAEEAVAALPLGQPFDIMPPYALRIPASVIGDMLGVEPALHSKLKRWADLITGGVTTVRPDEEDRKQLARDAVAELKAYFGDLQERRRAEPGEDMVSDLVRARVDGEALSRDEVIAFCALLLVGGIESAVNMLGSSLVTLLEQPELLTRLRADRSLIPSFVEEILRYEPPAQAAPRVTTQDVELGGVRLPQGSRVLVLIGSACRDDAQYANGDRFDLDRPTPQNLPFGHGVHFCLGAQLARMEGRLALEALLDRCGRLERGPEPMTWHRTLVVRGPATLPIVLHPA; from the coding sequence ATGACCGCCCGCTACAACCTGCTGTCACCCGAGCTGAAGCTGAATCCATACCCGGCGTACGCGGACCTGCGCCGCAACGCCCCGGTGTGCCAGGTGGACCCGGGTGGGATGTGGGCGGTGTCCCGCTACGAGGACGTGATGTACGTGCTCAAGAACCCGCAGCTCTTCTCCTCGAAGGGCTTCGGGGCGGCGACGAATCCCCCGTGGCTGGGCGGCAACCCCTTCTCCGAGTCGATGCTCGCCATGGACCCGCCCCAGCACGGGCGGCTGCGGGTGCTCGTCTCCCGGGCCTTCGGCGCCCCCGCCATGGCGCGCCTCGAGCGCCGCGTGCGCGCCTTCGCCGAGGAGGCCGTGGCCGCGCTGCCCCTGGGCCAGCCCTTCGACATCATGCCGCCCTACGCCCTGCGCATCCCCGCCAGCGTCATCGGCGACATGCTGGGCGTGGAGCCCGCGCTGCACTCGAAGCTCAAGCGGTGGGCGGACCTCATCACCGGCGGCGTCACCACCGTGCGTCCGGACGAGGAGGACCGCAAGCAGCTGGCGCGCGATGCCGTGGCGGAGCTGAAGGCGTACTTCGGTGACCTGCAGGAGCGCCGCCGCGCCGAGCCCGGCGAGGACATGGTGAGCGACCTGGTGCGCGCCCGCGTGGACGGAGAGGCCCTGTCGCGCGACGAGGTCATCGCCTTCTGCGCCCTGCTGCTGGTGGGCGGCATCGAGTCCGCGGTGAACATGCTGGGCTCCTCGCTCGTCACGCTGCTGGAGCAGCCGGAGCTGCTCACGCGGCTGCGCGCGGACCGCTCGCTCATCCCCAGCTTCGTGGAGGAGATCTTGCGCTACGAGCCGCCCGCGCAGGCCGCGCCGCGCGTCACCACCCAGGACGTGGAGCTGGGCGGCGTCCGGCTCCCCCAGGGCTCGCGCGTGCTGGTGCTGATTGGCTCGGCCTGCCGCGACGACGCGCAGTACGCCAACGGCGACCGCTTCGACCTGGACCGGCCCACGCCGCAGAACCTGCCCTTCGGCCATGGCGTCCACTTCTGCCTGGGCGCGCAGCTGGCGCGGATGGAGGGCCGGCTGGCGCTGGAGGCGCTGCTGGACCGCTGCGGCCGGCTGGAGCGCGGCCCCGAGCCCATGACGTGGCACCGCACGCTGGTGGTGCGCGGGCCCGCCACGCTGCCCATCGTGCTGCACCCCGCCTGA
- a CDS encoding peptidylprolyl isomerase — protein sequence MKTLASVCLALLLALPAAAPAAAPKKGAAPPPSKTVRVLLQTEKGAIELELDEARAPKTVANFLKYLDAGLYEGGVFHRTVKPDNQPNSAVKIEVIQGGINPARQAEDGAPIALERTNVTGLKHVDGAVSMARDTPDTATSDFFICVGDQPELDHGGKRNPDGQGFGAFGRVVKGMDVVRAIQQAPSREQKLTPPVKILKATRQAPPRKG from the coding sequence ATGAAGACCCTCGCTTCCGTCTGCCTCGCCCTGCTGCTCGCCCTTCCTGCCGCCGCGCCCGCCGCCGCGCCGAAGAAGGGTGCCGCGCCACCCCCCTCGAAGACGGTGCGTGTGCTGCTCCAGACGGAGAAGGGGGCCATCGAGCTGGAGCTGGACGAGGCCCGCGCGCCGAAGACGGTGGCCAACTTCCTCAAGTACCTGGACGCGGGGCTCTACGAGGGCGGCGTGTTCCACCGCACGGTGAAGCCGGACAACCAACCGAACAGCGCGGTGAAGATTGAGGTCATCCAGGGGGGCATCAACCCCGCCCGCCAGGCCGAGGACGGCGCGCCCATCGCGCTGGAGCGCACGAACGTCACCGGCCTCAAGCACGTGGACGGCGCGGTATCCATGGCGCGCGACACGCCGGACACCGCCACCTCCGACTTCTTCATCTGCGTGGGGGACCAGCCCGAGCTGGACCATGGTGGCAAGCGCAACCCGGACGGCCAGGGCTTCGGGGCCTTCGGCCGGGTGGTGAAGGGCATGGACGTGGTGCGCGCCATCCAGCAGGCGCCCTCCCGCGAGCAGAAGCTCACGCCGCCGGTGAAGATCCTGAAGGCCACCCGTCAGGCACCGCCCCGGAAGGGCTGA
- a CDS encoding MBL fold metallo-hydrolase gives MPHSGLRLERMRASRQYTDGHFRNTAPVGPGLQGNPLPLLGEYFFGGTQRTPPGPLPLLSPLESWTRRPESGLRVTWLGHSTLLLELDGARILTDPVWGARASPMSFAGPKRFHPAPVPLEALPKLDAVLVSHDHYDHLCRPTITALAKLRVPFITALGVGTHLEAFGVPPELITELDWWEEARVGPVAFTAAPSQHFSGRGLGDRNETLWASWVLTTDRRRVFFSGDTGLTSEFEEIGRRHGPFDLVMLEVGAFHPSWGGIHLGPENALKAHAMLGGGTLMPVHWGTFNLALHAWDEPAETLVQLASEQQVRLFTPRLGAAVEPAHVEKPTPWWREVAPVQLAMRPATGG, from the coding sequence ATGCCTCACTCAGGACTTCGACTCGAGCGGATGCGGGCCTCCCGCCAGTACACGGACGGCCACTTCCGCAACACGGCCCCCGTGGGACCGGGCCTCCAGGGCAACCCGCTGCCCCTGCTGGGCGAGTACTTCTTCGGTGGAACGCAGCGCACGCCGCCGGGGCCGCTGCCCCTGCTGAGCCCGCTGGAGTCGTGGACGCGCCGGCCGGAGAGCGGCTTGCGCGTCACCTGGCTGGGGCACAGCACCCTGCTGCTGGAGCTGGACGGGGCCCGCATCCTGACCGACCCCGTGTGGGGCGCGCGCGCCTCGCCCATGTCCTTCGCCGGGCCCAAGCGCTTCCACCCGGCGCCGGTGCCGCTCGAGGCCCTGCCGAAGCTGGACGCGGTGCTCGTGTCGCACGACCACTACGACCACCTGTGTCGCCCCACCATCACCGCGCTCGCGAAGCTGCGGGTGCCGTTCATCACCGCGCTGGGCGTGGGCACGCACCTGGAGGCGTTCGGCGTGCCCCCGGAGCTCATCACCGAGCTGGACTGGTGGGAGGAGGCCCGCGTGGGCCCGGTGGCCTTCACCGCCGCGCCGTCGCAGCACTTCTCCGGGCGTGGCCTGGGGGACCGGAACGAGACGCTGTGGGCGTCCTGGGTACTGACCACGGACCGGCGCCGCGTCTTCTTCAGCGGCGACACCGGGCTGACGTCGGAGTTCGAGGAGATTGGCCGCAGGCACGGGCCCTTCGACCTGGTGATGCTGGAGGTGGGCGCGTTCCACCCGAGCTGGGGCGGCATCCACCTGGGGCCGGAGAACGCGCTCAAGGCGCACGCGATGCTCGGCGGCGGCACGCTGATGCCGGTGCACTGGGGCACCTTCAACCTGGCCCTCCACGCGTGGGACGAGCCGGCGGAGACGCTGGTGCAGCTGGCCTCGGAGCAGCAGGTGCGCCTCTTCACCCCGCGCCTGGGCGCCGCCGTCGAGCCCGCCCACGTGGAGAAGCCGACGCCCTGGTGGCGTGAGGTGGCCCCGGTGCAGCTGGCGATGCGGCCCGCCACGGGCGGGTAG
- a CDS encoding HupE/UreJ family protein, with protein sequence MALAGLGSGALHALSGPDHLLSLAPLSVGRRHGAWRVGLLWGIGHGLGTLAASAVLMLVVSAVHLEGVERWAERIAALALMGMGVWGLRRRALAGSPEAATRGVVVVGLIHGLTGAAALLLILPAVVSGSMADRVLFLGGFSIGSTLAMSALTAVLASVSQSGRVPATVSTHVPRVASALSVVLGSAWMVGSL encoded by the coding sequence ATGGCGTTGGCGGGACTGGGTTCAGGTGCACTTCACGCGCTCTCCGGGCCGGACCACCTTCTCAGCCTCGCGCCACTGTCGGTGGGCCGGCGTCACGGAGCGTGGCGGGTCGGGCTGCTGTGGGGCATCGGCCACGGGCTGGGAACGCTGGCGGCGTCCGCGGTGCTGATGCTGGTCGTCTCGGCCGTCCACCTGGAGGGCGTCGAGCGGTGGGCCGAGCGCATCGCGGCGCTCGCGTTGATGGGAATGGGCGTGTGGGGCCTGCGCCGCCGTGCGCTCGCGGGGTCTCCGGAGGCAGCGACACGGGGCGTGGTGGTGGTGGGCCTGATTCACGGCCTCACCGGCGCGGCGGCCCTGCTGCTCATCCTCCCGGCCGTCGTCTCCGGCTCCATGGCGGACCGGGTCCTCTTCCTGGGCGGCTTCTCCATTGGCAGCACCCTGGCCATGTCCGCGCTCACGGCGGTGCTCGCCAGCGTCTCCCAGTCGGGCCGGGTGCCCGCCACGGTGAGCACGCATGTGCCCCGGGTGGCCTCTGCCCTGTCGGTCGTGCTGGGGAGCGCCTGGATGGTCGGCAGCCTGTAG